In a single window of the Planctomycetota bacterium genome:
- a CDS encoding bifunctional nuclease family protein, translating into MMSIRFREDAAVVPMELARIIISETSDEQVIVLKEVNGERAFPIVIGIWEAVAIDRNLKGKKTPRPMTHDLLENVIHGLDSKLERIVVTELRDRTFYAKLILRRNGKTVEIDSRPSDAIALAVQMRAPIYVEESVLEEVTPGPGMGGSPDAGPEEEGEQDAEER; encoded by the coding sequence ATGATGTCAATCCGCTTTCGCGAGGACGCCGCCGTGGTGCCGATGGAACTGGCCCGCATCATCATCAGCGAAACCAGCGACGAACAGGTCATCGTCCTCAAGGAGGTCAACGGAGAGCGCGCCTTTCCCATCGTCATCGGAATCTGGGAGGCCGTGGCCATCGATCGGAACCTCAAAGGCAAGAAGACCCCCCGCCCCATGACCCACGACCTTCTCGAAAACGTCATCCACGGACTGGATTCCAAGCTCGAACGCATCGTGGTCACGGAACTTCGGGACCGCACCTTCTACGCCAAGCTCATCCTCCGGCGAAACGGCAAGACGGTCGAGATCGATTCGCGCCCCAGCGACGCGATCGCGCTGGCCGTCCAGATGCGCGCGCCGATCTACGTGGAGGAGTCGGTCCTCGAAGAGGTCACGCCCGGGCCGGGCATGGGCGGATCCCCGGACGCCGGCCCTGAAGAGGAGGGGGAGCAGGACGCCGAAGAGCGGTAG
- a CDS encoding serine/threonine-protein kinase, which produces MSNYETVFLAIASKNRFLTHEDAAQCLAEFRGQAEGARRTIEEIVSERGLLTAEQIRILGEAARKVTTRRTAAASPPPASAAPRDPQEPIPGIRITGKLGVGGTATVFLAEEAAARRSVALKVLHPSLARDEKAARRFRREAELLVEFDHPNLVKGYAQGLMGPLPYLVMEFLEGETAQEALDREKKFSEARALEIILEAAQAIDYIQSRGYVHRDIKPGNIFLCKDGRVKVLDLGFAQPMGSGSGGEEETTSGTVQYMSPEQARGQNDLDVRADIYSLGATLYHMVMGELPFTGADSLEVMAKQVMEALNSSEIKNRRLSRHMHYFIERMMSKDKDLRYATPRELVDDIREQIEGFRSLEYRPEEQDTAVGRFMGQDPAGRPPADPHATTRRLGRVTTRRISKLDEITRRFRKK; this is translated from the coding sequence ATGTCCAACTACGAAACGGTCTTCCTGGCGATCGCCTCCAAGAACCGTTTCCTGACGCACGAAGACGCCGCCCAGTGCCTGGCCGAGTTCCGCGGGCAGGCGGAAGGGGCCCGACGGACGATCGAGGAAATCGTCTCGGAGCGGGGTCTTCTGACGGCCGAGCAGATCCGGATCCTGGGGGAGGCCGCCCGCAAGGTGACGACGCGCCGGACGGCGGCGGCGTCTCCGCCGCCCGCCTCCGCGGCGCCCCGGGATCCGCAGGAGCCGATTCCCGGCATCCGGATCACGGGCAAGCTCGGGGTCGGCGGAACCGCCACCGTTTTCCTGGCCGAGGAAGCGGCGGCCCGCCGCTCCGTGGCCCTGAAGGTCCTTCACCCCTCGCTCGCCCGGGATGAAAAGGCCGCGCGGCGTTTCCGGCGCGAGGCGGAGCTGCTCGTCGAGTTCGATCATCCCAATCTCGTCAAGGGCTACGCGCAGGGGCTCATGGGGCCGCTGCCGTACCTCGTCATGGAGTTTCTGGAGGGCGAGACGGCGCAGGAGGCGCTGGACCGCGAGAAGAAATTTTCCGAGGCGCGCGCGCTCGAGATCATTTTGGAGGCCGCGCAGGCCATCGATTACATTCAGTCGCGGGGCTACGTCCACCGGGACATCAAGCCCGGCAACATCTTTCTTTGCAAGGACGGCCGCGTGAAGGTTCTGGATCTGGGCTTCGCGCAGCCCATGGGGAGCGGCTCGGGAGGGGAGGAGGAAACCACCAGCGGCACCGTCCAGTACATGAGCCCCGAACAGGCGCGCGGGCAGAACGACCTGGACGTCCGGGCGGATATCTATTCGCTGGGAGCGACGCTGTATCACATGGTCATGGGGGAACTTCCCTTCACGGGCGCCGATTCGCTCGAGGTCATGGCCAAGCAGGTCATGGAGGCCCTCAATTCGAGCGAGATCAAGAACCGCCGTCTCTCCCGGCACATGCATTACTTCATCGAGCGGATGATGTCCAAGGACAAGGACCTGCGGTACGCCACGCCGCGGGAGCTCGTCGACGACATCCGCGAGCAGATCGAAGGCTTCCGTTCCCTCGAGTACCGGCCGGAGGAGCAGGACACCGCGGTGGGACGGTTCATGGGGCAGGATCCCGCGGGCCGTCCGCCGGCGGATCCCCATGCGACCACCCGCCGGCTGGGCCGGGTGACGACCCGCCGGATCTCGAAGCTGGACGAGATCACGCGACGATTCCGCAAGAAGTGA
- the queA gene encoding tRNA preQ1(34) S-adenosylmethionine ribosyltransferase-isomerase QueA, translating to MKVTDFTYALPPELIAQEPLPRRDASRLMVLHRAAGRWEHRTFPDIVSYLRDETVYLNDTRVIPARLPLLRETGGRVEALLVRRLGERRWTALLDAGGKLRPGERLRVEERSWARIAEKEGDRWVLEFDEEPDLARLGRPPLPPYIRRAAEPRDWERYQTVFATKEGSIAAPTAGLHFTPEILAQLRTRRITLHVGVGTFKPVKVEEIEDHRMEAEYFEIPEPPEGPVAAVGTTTCRALETWARTGRTSGWTDLFIRPPFEFKAVKALLTNFHLPRSTLLMLVCAFAGRDLVLAAYEEAVRERYRFFSYGDAMLIL from the coding sequence ATGAAAGTCACCGACTTCACCTACGCGCTCCCTCCGGAGCTCATCGCCCAGGAGCCCCTGCCCCGCCGGGACGCTTCCCGGCTCATGGTGCTCCACCGCGCCGCCGGCCGCTGGGAACACCGGACGTTCCCCGACATCGTCTCGTACCTCAGGGACGAAACCGTCTACCTCAACGACACCCGCGTGATCCCCGCCCGCCTGCCCCTCCTGCGCGAGACGGGAGGACGGGTCGAGGCGCTCCTGGTGCGGCGCCTCGGGGAACGGCGCTGGACGGCGCTCCTGGACGCGGGCGGCAAGCTCCGGCCGGGCGAGCGCCTGCGGGTGGAGGAGCGCTCCTGGGCGCGGATCGCCGAAAAGGAAGGCGACCGCTGGGTCCTCGAATTCGACGAAGAGCCGGACCTCGCCCGGCTGGGACGCCCGCCGCTTCCCCCCTACATCCGGCGCGCCGCGGAACCCCGCGACTGGGAACGCTACCAGACCGTCTTCGCCACAAAGGAAGGCTCCATCGCCGCGCCCACCGCGGGGCTTCATTTCACCCCCGAAATCCTCGCGCAACTCCGGACCCGCCGCATCACCCTGCACGTCGGCGTGGGCACCTTCAAGCCCGTCAAGGTCGAAGAGATCGAGGATCATCGGATGGAAGCCGAGTACTTCGAGATCCCCGAGCCCCCCGAAGGACCCGTGGCGGCGGTGGGCACCACCACCTGCCGGGCCCTGGAAACCTGGGCGCGGACGGGCCGCACCTCCGGCTGGACGGACCTCTTCATCCGCCCGCCCTTCGAGTTCAAGGCGGTCAAGGCGCTCCTGACCAACTTCCACCTGCCCCGAAGCACGCTGCTCATGCTCGTCTGCGCCTTCGCGGGACGCGACCTGGTCCTGGCCGCCTACGAGGAGGCGGTGCGCGAGCGCTACCGCTTCTTCAGCTACGGGGACGCGATGCTGATCCTCTGA
- the alr gene encoding alanine racemase — MKGYRAWAEIDLAALRRNVAAVRRAVGPRTRILAVLKADAYGHGAVPVAWTALDAGCEMIGVGDSTEALQLREAGIAGPILILGAIVEEEIPKVVQHDVSVTLHSADLLPLLDEETRRRGRPLRVHLKIDTGMARLGASPGRALDIARAILDRPLLQLEGLSTHLASAHDPDVTREQLDLFRAVADELARDGIEPPLLHAANSVGLFSCPESHFDMVRPGIALYGIDPGPLARLGLSLDPVLTLKTQVAYLKGVPAGAPVGYDGRHRTPHATRIATCPIGYNDGLPYALSNRAEALVRGRRVPLVGTVTMDYVMLDVGDVPDIRVGDEVTLIGPGLRAEEVARRAGTIPYELVCRIGRRVGRVPLNAGVETAAAFRVVA, encoded by the coding sequence ATGAAGGGCTACCGGGCCTGGGCCGAAATCGACCTGGCGGCGCTGCGCCGCAACGTCGCCGCCGTCCGCCGCGCCGTCGGCCCCCGCACCCGCATTCTCGCCGTCCTCAAGGCCGACGCCTACGGCCACGGCGCCGTCCCCGTGGCCTGGACCGCGCTCGACGCCGGCTGCGAAATGATCGGCGTGGGCGATTCCACCGAAGCCCTCCAGCTCCGCGAGGCCGGCATCGCCGGCCCTATCCTCATCCTCGGCGCCATCGTCGAGGAGGAAATCCCCAAGGTCGTCCAGCACGACGTCTCCGTCACCCTCCACTCCGCCGACCTCCTGCCCCTCCTGGACGAGGAAACCCGACGCCGCGGGCGCCCTCTGCGCGTCCACCTCAAGATCGATACCGGCATGGCCCGCCTGGGCGCCTCGCCCGGCCGCGCCCTCGACATCGCCCGCGCCATCCTCGACCGGCCGCTTCTGCAGCTCGAAGGACTCTCCACGCACCTGGCTTCCGCCCACGACCCCGACGTGACGCGCGAGCAGCTCGACCTCTTCCGCGCCGTGGCCGACGAACTGGCCCGCGACGGCATCGAGCCCCCCCTCCTCCACGCGGCCAACTCCGTGGGCCTTTTTTCCTGCCCCGAGTCCCATTTCGACATGGTCCGCCCCGGCATCGCCCTCTACGGCATCGACCCGGGACCCCTGGCCCGCCTGGGCCTCAGCCTCGACCCCGTGCTCACGCTGAAAACCCAGGTCGCCTACCTCAAGGGCGTGCCCGCCGGCGCCCCCGTCGGTTACGACGGCCGCCACCGCACCCCCCACGCCACCCGCATCGCCACCTGCCCCATCGGCTACAACGACGGCCTCCCCTATGCGCTTTCCAACCGCGCGGAGGCCCTCGTCCGCGGCCGGCGCGTGCCCCTCGTGGGAACCGTCACGATGGACTACGTCATGCTCGACGTGGGGGACGTCCCCGACATCCGCGTGGGAGATGAAGTGACGCTGATCGGACCGGGACTCCGGGCCGAAGAGGTGGCCCGACGCGCCGGGACGATCCCCTACGAACTCGTCTGCCGGATCGGTCGGCGCGTGGGACGGGTGCCCCTCAACGCCGGCGTCGAAACCGCCGCGGCCTTCCGCGTGGTCGCCTGA